The nucleotide sequence GGCGGGGCGCCCCTATTATCTCGTGCCCGACTTTCATCGCAAAAAGCTTTGGGGCCTGCCCCACGCCATGGTGGCGACCACACGCCTCGTGCTGAAGCTGCGGCCCGACGTGGTCATCTCCACCGGCGCGGCTCCCGGGCTTCTCGCCCTGGCGGCAGCGAAGTGGCTGACCGGCGCCCGCACCATCTGGATTGACAGTCTCGCCAATGCCGACAGCTTTCCGGGTCAGGGGAATGGGCGCGCCTCGTCGCCGATGTCTGGCTCACCCAATGGGGGCATCTGGCCCGTGACAGCGGCCCGCAATTCTGGGGGGCCGTGGTATGATCCTTGTCACGATAGGCGCGCTGCTGCCGTTCGATCGGCTCATTGCCGTGATGGATGAATGGGCGGCACGGCATCCGCAGATCGAGCTTTTTGCCCAGATCGGCGACGGGCGCTATGTGCCGCGCAACATGCCCTATTTGCGGATGGAGGATAGGGCGGGCTTTCTCCAGCGGCTCAACAGGGCCTCGCTGGTGGTGGCGCATGCCGGCATCGGCACGATCCTTGACGCCACAGCGCTGGGCAAGCCCATGGTGCTCATGCCGCGCCTCGCCAGATGGGGTGAACACACGACCGACCACCAGACCCAGACCGTGGGCCATCTCGGGGGGCGGCCCGGCATCGCCATCTGCCAGCGCGGCAGCGATATGTCGGGCTGCATCCGGGCCGTGCGCGGGACCTCGAGCCGACCCGCGGATTTTTCCGATGTGGCGCCGGCAGATTTCATCGCCCGGCTGCGGCAGGCCCTGCTCGCTTAGGCCGCCTATGCCGCTTGTCCCCGACGGGCGCGGTGCTCCTAGACTTCACCTCGATCAACCGAGGATTATTTTGCCATGCCAGACCGTTTCCAGACGCACGCCCCAGGCCTCGAGGCACCCGCCAGCCACGGCTTTGCCGTCACCCCAAGCGACAGCGACGCGCTGAGCGAGGTGACACGCGCCCTTTATGTCGGCGGCGCGGGCGCCGTGGCCGTGGTGCTGGCTTCCGGCGCCAGCGTGACAATCTCCGGCATTGCCGGTGGCACCATCCTTCCGCTGCGCGTCGGCCAGGTCAAGGCGACCGGGACCACGGCAACAAGCCTTGTGGGTCTGCTCTGATGCTGGGGCTTGGCCTCGGCACCAGCCGTCCGCAAGCCGTCCAGTGGTGGCCGGCGGCGGCGGATTTTGCCGCCGACTTCATCGCCCGGCGCTATCGGCTTGGCGGAAACGCCATCCCGGCGGCGGATGCTTATGCGTTTTCCCGCACGGGCAAGAAATGGGCCCGCCGCGCCGATGGCTCCTGGGCGGAATTCGACACAAATGTGCCGGCGATCACCGATCTCGGGCTCAGCATCGAGCCGGCCGGCACCAATCTCGCCACGCCTGGACCATCGGGCGCGGCCGTGGGCACAATCGGGGCCGGCGGGAGCCTGCCGACCGGCTGGGTGGCCAATGGCGCGCTGGCCACCCAGATCGTTTCCCTGGGCACGCTGCTCGGCCTGCCCGCGGTGCGCCTGCGCATCTCGGGCACGGCGGCCTCGACCTTCTACGAAATCGGCTTCACGCCATCCATGATGGGGATCGACGCGTCAAAACCCTATGCGGCATCGATCTTTGCCCAGTGCCACACCGAAGTCGTGCCGCTTGTCGAACTGCGCCAGGGCAATTCGAGCGATAGTTTTGTGGCGGTCAATTCCCTGAGCCCGGCGCTCAGCGCCACGGCACGGCGATCCGAGCTGAACCTCACCACCCAAGCGACAACCGCGCGCGGAAAACTACGCCTCGCGCTCAATCTGACCGTCGGCACGAGCTATCTCGTCGAAGTCACCATTGCCTGCCCGCAGCTGGAAACCGGGGCGGCGCCGAGCTCGCCGCTGCTCGCCGCGCGCAGTGCCGATGGATTTGATCTCCACCTGCCCGCGGGTGCGCATGAGCTCGACTGTGTGCTCGACAATGGTTCGAGCACGAGCCTCAGTGCCAGCGAAACGCCGTACCGGCTTCCGACAACGATCGCTCGGCCGATACGAAGCATTGCGGCAGAGCCCGCATGAGCATGGGCGCGGCGTCAGTCCCGACCATAAGGGCTGTGCGGCCGCGCCCCGTCTTTGCAGTGCTCTCCCAGATAGTCCTCGTCGCGGCGGTGCCGGCGGCCTTTATCGGCTCGCCGGCCCTGCTTTTTGCGCTGGGCATCAATTACGCCGGCGCGGGCGGCAATCCGCTCGAGAAAATCCACATCGCCACGGTGCTGGCGCTGGTAGCGCTCGGCTTTTCAGTGCTGCCCGACGGGCGGATGCAGTTTTCGCGTTTGTCGCCGTCGGTGTTCGTCTGGCTGATCAGCCTCATCGGCTTTGCCAGCGGCCAATTGCTGGTGCTGGGCCGCCCGCTCTCGGGGCTGGTCGTGACGTTTCTCACCCCTGTGCTGCTGCTCTATCTTGTCGGCGAGGCGCGGCCGAGTGCGTTGCGGACGCTGCGCCGCCTCGTGCTTTTACTGCTGCTGGCCAATTCACTCGTCGGGCTGGTGGAGGTCGCGACCGACGAGGCTCTGCTGCCACGCGTGGCGGGCAACTTCGAGATTGAAAGCGATGGGCGAGCGCTCGGCCTTGTCGGCAATCCGCTGATGGCAGGCTTTCTGGCGGGCATCGGCGTGCTTCATCTGGTTATCGGAGGCGCCACGAGGGGTTTTCGGCGTTTCGCGCCTGTCGAGATCCTTGTCCACGGCGCGGCGCTGCTTGCATTTGGCGGGCGGCTGGCTCTGGTGGCCACAGTGCTTCTCCTCGTTGCCTTCGTGCTCTTTGACACGCGCGCATTTGCACAAAGGCCAGTCGGGCAACGTGTGGCGCTGCGCGGTTTTCTCTTGCTGGGCCTTCTCGCGTGTGGGTTGGCAGGGCTAACCGCAGGCCTCGCCGACGACATCCTCGTCCGGATGGCCGATGACGGCGGCAGCGCCGCAACGCGCTGGGCGGCCCTGACGCTCGCCGCTCAGCTGCCGCCCGAGGCCTTGCTGTTTGGCCTACCGCCGGGCCCGCGCGCCGACATGCTGGCGGCCTTCGACACGCCGTTCGGGATAGAGATCACCTGGATCGGCTGGCTGGTCGACTATGGCATCATCATTGCGCTGGTGTTGCTGGCGGCGCTGGCGCTGATCCTCCGCGCCTGCCTCGTCGGGGCCGACCGCGTGCATTTTTACATGACCGCCTATTTTCTCATCTGCATCAGCGGCGCGCAGGGGCTGGGCGCAAAATCGCTGCTGCTGGCGTGGATGGTGATCCTGCTGCTCACCCTGCGCTGGGACCATAGGTCAGCGCCGCGCACCGCTGCCAGCTCAGGGCCACGGCCCGTGCCCGCGCGCCTTGGCCAAGCCGGGTTCGGAGGTCCGGATCCGTTACCAGTCGCCCCAGGGCTTCGGCCAATGCCGCCGGATCCTCGATTGGCACCACGATCCCGCTGATGCCGTCTTCGACCACTTCAGCGACGCCGCCCACATCGCCTGCGACGAGCGGCAGGCCCTGCGAGCCGGCCTCGAGCAGGACGAGACCAAAGCCTTCCACCTTGCCGTCGGCAGGCCCGCCGGGGAGGCAGAAAATATCGCTGGCGGCGCAAAGCGCCATTACCCCTGCGCGGTCGAGATCACGGAGGCGCAGGATTTGAACTGCCGATGCTTCCATCGCGGCTTCCAGTTCGCTCCTGTAATCCGCCTCGCAATCGGGGCCGGCGATGACATAGGTCAGGCGCTGCTGCAGGTTTTGCGGCAGACGGTCGAGGGCCGCGATGGCCGTCAGATGCCCCTTGCGCCGGGTGACGCGGGCAAGCGTGAGGACAATGAGGCGGTCGGGCGGCAGGCCGAGTTTTTCTAGCAGGCCCGGCGTACGCCGGTGCACCAGCCAATCGGCGCCGACCCCGAGGTGGACTATTTCCGTCTGCCCCTGCGGCACAGCGGGGAAATTCTGGCGGAAGAGATCACGGGTGAACTGGCTGATCGCGAGCACCCGGACATCGCCGCGAAAAACACCGCAGGCCGAAATTGCTGCCCGACGCATCGGGTGGGCCATATCCGCGATTTCTGACCCACAGAGCGTGTACAAACGTGGCAGATGCCGCGCCATCAGCGCCGCCGGCAGGAAGAAGGGCCAGTCGATGGCGTGGACGACATCATATTGCTTCGCGTGCACCAGCCGCCTCACAAGCGCGATCTTGGCCGGAAGGTTTTTCGCCCGATGCGGCCCGCCGGGATAGCGGATGATTTCATAGGGATAATTTGCGTGGTCGGTGGCTTTGTGGTCGCCGCCATAGTCGGGCGCGGCCAGCACGATTTCGTGCCCAAGTTCAGTGGCGGCGCGCGCCAGTTCGGCGGCATAGGTGCCGATGCCGCCGACGAAGGGCGGGAACTCGCTGGTGAGCGCCAGTATCTTCATGCGCCAACCCCCGGCCAGAGACGTTTCAGCAGGGGTAGTGGCGCAAGGACTAGCACTTGGGCTGACGCGCAGAGCCGCAGGCGACGCCGGGGCGAGAGGCCGGGGAAGGTAGCCGCTTTTGCCATCAGTGCGCCGAAGATGTGAAAGGCGGACCTTGCGGGCAGCACGTCGCGTTCCCCCATGCGGCGCAGCGCCAGCGCGCTGCGCAGATGATAGGGCGACAGATATTTTGCGGGGGCGTCCAGCCCCGGATTTTCGCCGCGTGCGAGGAAAATTCCGCGTCGCTGCCAAAGCACGTTTTCGACGTTGTGGCGCAGCGCTTTGCGGCTCCAGCCGGGACGCGAAACATTGGCGTCGTGTATCCGATAGACGCCCAGGACACCATCCAGCGCCACCACCCGACCGGAAAACGGCGCCGAGCAAATGAGAAAGCCGTCAAAGAAATGTCGACGATCGTCTGGTGACAGCAGGCCGAACATTTTTCGGCAATGGACGGCGCTGAACGCATTGCCGGAGGTCGGGGCGCTGGGAAACTCGCCGTGGCGGAGCACATGTTCCTGGTGCCCATGGGTGAGGAGCGCCTGCTCCGGCAATCGTCCGATATTTCTCCCGTCAGATGTCCGCTTTTCGAGGGCGAACTGATAGAGCGCGATGTCCGGCGCATAGCTTGCAGCGATGGCGGCGGCGGCCCCGGGCAGCAGCCAATCATCAGCATCGAGAAAGAGCATGATTTCTCCGTGCGCTGCGGCCAACCCGGATATGGCCGCGCCGGTCTGGCCCTGATTGGGCTGAAGGATCGCGGTCACCCTGGCAAAGCCTGCGATCACCGCGCGGGAGTGATCGGTGGAGCCGTCGTCGACCACGATGACCTCGGTCGCGCTATAGGTCTGGTCCAGCGCCGTGCGGATCGCGGTGCCGAGATAGGCCGCGTAGTTATGGTTGGTGATGATGATGGAGATCAGCGGTCGGCCATCATCCGCCATGGGGAGCCGCCTCTGTGGGCCGGGACTGCAGCGCCCAGAGGGTGATCGGCGCGGACACGGCAATCGCTACGGCGAGACGGATGCCGGAGGAAGCGTCGGGGAGCAGGATCAGCGCGCCCGCACAGGTGGTGGCTACCGTGATTGGCGGGGACACGATCCGGGTGATCGCGGCCCAGCCGAACGTCAGGGTCATATGCGGCCGCGCTTGCCAGAAGCTCACCGACAGCACCGTGACCGCGCCCGTCACAAAACCGATTGCCGCGCCAACGCCGCCCCATGCCGGCACCAGGCACAGCGCCATGCCGACCGCCACGGCGGCCCCGGCGCTGAGGCCGATCATCTGCCGCCAGTATTGGCCGTCGATGAGAAGGACATTGTCGGTGAGGCCGCTCTTGAGATTGAGCGCCAGAGCACCGAAGCCGATGATCGGCAAGAGGGTGACGGCCTCCTCGCGAAATTCTTCGGGCAGGAGCAGCGCGGAGAGATCGTGGCGCATCAGCACAAGGCCGACATATCCGGCGAGCAGCAGGCCGATCAGCAGCCGCGCCTGTTGACCCAGACGCTGCCGGTCCCCGCGGGCACGCGCCGCCACCAGCGCCGGGAAGCCGCCGGCGTTGACGGCATTGGTGGCGATATCAAAGCCCTGTCGTCCCAGCGCATAGCTTGTGGCGTAGGGGGCAATTGCAGAAGGCGAGGCGAGCGCGCCGAGGGCGAAGCGGTCGATCGAGCCGATGAGAAAGTTGAGGGCCGCGAGCCCGATCAGCTGCGGCGCCATTGCGATCATGTCCGGCAAGGCGTGGTGATCGTCGGTGCCGGCGATGAGGTCGCGCGCCAGCCAAAGCGCGGCAAGGCCCGTCGCGCCTGTTATCGCCGCGAGGAGCGCAGCGATTTCGATCCAGTCGGCGCCCGCGAACATTGCCCAGATCGCCAGCGGGGCCATCAACAGCCCGCGTGTCCCTTCGAGCACAGCATGGCGTCTGGCCCGGCCAGCCATCTGCAACAGCACCAGCCCGCATTTAAAAAGGGAGAGCGCCAGAACCGAGGCGGTGACCACACCAATAAAGGCCGCAGCCGATGGCCCCACGACCAGGATGCCGATGATTGCGACGAGGAGCGCAGGGGCGACAATCCCGGCCAGCCAGCACGAAAAACAGAGCCGCGCTGTCGCCTGCGAAATTTTCCCGGACTCAGCGCCATCGCGCAGCATGAAGATGCGCAGCCAGTTGAGAAAAATCCCTTCGGCGAGCTCGGCGGTCAGCAGCGCGAGGGCAAGCAGCCCGGTGGAGGTCGGAACGAGCAGATGCGCCGCGCCGA is from Devosia sp. SD17-2 and encodes:
- a CDS encoding glucuronosyltransferase, coding for MCKRILVVTSGGGHWAEFRRIAPALEGMDVSFASVRSEYGKEVAGRPYYLVPDFHRKKLWGLPHAMVATTRLVLKLRPDVVISTGAAPGLLALAAAKWLTGARTIWIDSLANADSFPGQGNGRASSPMSGSPNGGIWPVTAARNSGGPWYDPCHDRRAAAVRSAHCRDG
- a CDS encoding glycosyltransferase; the encoded protein is MILVTIGALLPFDRLIAVMDEWAARHPQIELFAQIGDGRYVPRNMPYLRMEDRAGFLQRLNRASLVVAHAGIGTILDATALGKPMVLMPRLARWGEHTTDHQTQTVGHLGGRPGIAICQRGSDMSGCIRAVRGTSSRPADFSDVAPADFIARLRQALLA
- a CDS encoding glycosyltransferase family 4 protein, whose translation is MKILALTSEFPPFVGGIGTYAAELARAATELGHEIVLAAPDYGGDHKATDHANYPYEIIRYPGGPHRAKNLPAKIALVRRLVHAKQYDVVHAIDWPFFLPAALMARHLPRLYTLCGSEIADMAHPMRRAAISACGVFRGDVRVLAISQFTRDLFRQNFPAVPQGQTEIVHLGVGADWLVHRRTPGLLEKLGLPPDRLIVLTLARVTRRKGHLTAIAALDRLPQNLQQRLTYVIAGPDCEADYRSELEAAMEASAVQILRLRDLDRAGVMALCAASDIFCLPGGPADGKVEGFGLVLLEAGSQGLPLVAGDVGGVAEVVEDGISGIVVPIEDPAALAEALGRLVTDPDLRTRLGQGARARAVALSWQRCAALTYGPSAG
- a CDS encoding glycosyltransferase family A protein: MADDGRPLISIIITNHNYAAYLGTAIRTALDQTYSATEVIVVDDGSTDHSRAVIAGFARVTAILQPNQGQTGAAISGLAAAHGEIMLFLDADDWLLPGAAAAIAASYAPDIALYQFALEKRTSDGRNIGRLPEQALLTHGHQEHVLRHGEFPSAPTSGNAFSAVHCRKMFGLLSPDDRRHFFDGFLICSAPFSGRVVALDGVLGVYRIHDANVSRPGWSRKALRHNVENVLWQRRGIFLARGENPGLDAPAKYLSPYHLRSALALRRMGERDVLPARSAFHIFGALMAKAATFPGLSPRRRLRLCASAQVLVLAPLPLLKRLWPGVGA
- a CDS encoding polysaccharide biosynthesis C-terminal domain-containing protein, with amino-acid sequence MLGQLLTYLPAVILARLAGFAVLIGAAHLLVPTSTGLLALALLTAELAEGIFLNWLRIFMLRDGAESGKISQATARLCFSCWLAGIVAPALLVAIIGILVVGPSAAAFIGVVTASVLALSLFKCGLVLLQMAGRARRHAVLEGTRGLLMAPLAIWAMFAGADWIEIAALLAAITGATGLAALWLARDLIAGTDDHHALPDMIAMAPQLIGLAALNFLIGSIDRFALGALASPSAIAPYATSYALGRQGFDIATNAVNAGGFPALVAARARGDRQRLGQQARLLIGLLLAGYVGLVLMRHDLSALLLPEEFREEAVTLLPIIGFGALALNLKSGLTDNVLLIDGQYWRQMIGLSAGAAVAVGMALCLVPAWGGVGAAIGFVTGAVTVLSVSFWQARPHMTLTFGWAAITRIVSPPITVATTCAGALILLPDASSGIRLAVAIAVSAPITLWALQSRPTEAAPHGG